One genomic window of Pseudomonas sp. LFM046 includes the following:
- a CDS encoding Gldg family protein — protein MKRLMYSSAGLLLIALAFLAFNMLAGLTLTNARVDLTDQKLYTISDGTKKILGEIDEPINLYFFYSDKTAKDLVVLRNYARRVEEMLKGYERSAGGKIKLHIIDPEPFSEDEDKAAEFGLQAVPLQQGGDQIYFGLAGTNSVDDTQIIPFFPLDQEEFLEYEISRLVQSLAKPERPVVGVLTGLQLNGGFDMMSRQPSPPWMVMEEIRQLFQIESLKRDIDQIPEKVSVLLLVHPKNLPQQTQYAIDQFVLRGGKLLAFVDPWSEADSGMETPGEPGADKSSDLDTLFKAWGLQMVPGKVLGDGANAMSVSMGEGKSPARHAAWLNLPQRSLDQGDVSTAGLENITVATAGILKPLEGAKTHFAPLIQSSEYAMPFDVQRFGMLTDPEELIRELKPTGERYTVAARVSGPAKSAFPNGIEGHKDGLKSAENINVIAVADTDMLSDRMWVQVQDFFGQRVPQPWADNSGFAINALDNLAGSDALISVRSRGRFSRPFEVVEKLQRDAEVKFREQEQELQQRLTETEQKMASLQQSQDPAKALELTPEQQAALQQFIQEKVRIRKELRDVRFQLNAKIEDLGRTLKFINIVLVPLVLTIGVLALWFWRRRRQA, from the coding sequence ATGAAAAGACTGATGTATTCCAGCGCCGGGCTGCTGCTCATCGCCCTGGCCTTCCTGGCGTTCAACATGCTCGCCGGGCTGACCCTGACCAATGCGCGGGTCGACCTCACCGACCAGAAGCTCTACACCATCTCCGACGGGACGAAGAAGATCCTTGGCGAGATCGACGAACCCATCAACCTCTACTTCTTCTACTCTGACAAGACCGCCAAGGACCTGGTGGTGCTGCGCAACTACGCGCGCCGCGTAGAAGAAATGCTCAAGGGCTACGAGCGTTCCGCTGGTGGCAAGATCAAGCTGCACATCATCGACCCGGAGCCGTTCTCGGAGGATGAGGACAAGGCCGCCGAGTTCGGCCTGCAGGCGGTACCGCTGCAGCAGGGCGGCGACCAGATCTACTTCGGCCTGGCCGGCACCAACAGCGTCGATGACACCCAGATCATCCCGTTCTTCCCGCTGGACCAGGAGGAGTTCCTCGAGTACGAGATCAGCCGGCTGGTGCAGAGCCTGGCCAAGCCGGAGCGTCCTGTGGTGGGCGTGCTGACCGGGCTGCAGCTCAACGGCGGTTTCGACATGATGAGCCGCCAGCCGAGCCCGCCCTGGATGGTCATGGAGGAAATCCGCCAGCTGTTCCAGATCGAGAGCCTCAAGCGCGATATCGACCAGATCCCCGAGAAGGTCTCGGTGCTGTTGCTGGTGCATCCGAAGAACCTGCCGCAGCAGACCCAGTACGCCATCGATCAGTTCGTCCTGCGCGGTGGCAAGCTGCTGGCCTTCGTCGATCCCTGGAGCGAGGCTGACAGCGGCATGGAGACGCCCGGCGAGCCGGGCGCTGACAAGTCCTCCGACCTCGACACTCTGTTCAAGGCCTGGGGCCTGCAGATGGTGCCGGGCAAGGTGCTGGGCGACGGCGCCAACGCCATGTCGGTGAGCATGGGTGAAGGCAAGTCGCCGGCACGCCACGCCGCCTGGCTCAATCTGCCGCAACGCAGCCTGGACCAGGGCGACGTCAGCACCGCTGGCCTGGAGAACATCACCGTGGCCACCGCCGGCATCCTCAAGCCGCTGGAAGGTGCCAAAACGCACTTCGCGCCGCTGATCCAAAGCTCCGAGTACGCCATGCCCTTCGACGTGCAGCGCTTCGGCATGCTGACCGACCCCGAGGAGCTGATCCGCGAGCTCAAACCCACCGGGGAGCGCTATACCGTGGCCGCGCGCGTCAGCGGCCCGGCAAAGTCCGCCTTCCCCAACGGCATCGAAGGCCACAAGGACGGTCTGAAGTCGGCGGAGAACATCAATGTGATCGCCGTGGCCGACACCGACATGCTCAGCGATCGCATGTGGGTACAGGTGCAGGACTTCTTCGGCCAGCGCGTGCCGCAGCCCTGGGCGGACAACTCCGGCTTCGCCATCAACGCCCTGGACAACCTGGCAGGTTCCGATGCGCTGATCAGCGTGCGTTCCCGTGGCCGCTTCAGCCGTCCGTTCGAGGTGGTGGAGAAGCTCCAGCGCGACGCCGAGGTGAAGTTCCGCGAGCAGGAGCAGGAGCTCCAGCAGCGCCTCACCGAAACCGAGCAGAAGATGGCTTCCCTGCAGCAGAGCCAGGACCCGGCCAAGGCCCTGGAGCTGACCCCGGAACAGCAAGCGGCGTTGCAGCAGTTCATCCAGGAAAAGGTGCGCATCCGCAAGGAACTGCGCGACGTGCGTTTCCAGCTCAACGCCAAGATCGAGGACCTGGGCCGCACCCTGAAATTCATCAATATCGTCCTGGTGCCACTGGTGCTGACCATCGGCGTGCTGGCGCTGTGGTTCTGGCGCCGTCGACGCCAGGCCTGA
- a CDS encoding YbaY family lipoprotein: protein MKALPLILASSLLAACAGQQASETRYLEGEVFYLQRIALPPSAILSVSLQDVSLADAPAIELARQQGQVQGQVPLAFRLDYAPTKIQANHRYAVSARIELDGKLMFVSTEQHSVRLDGTDPQPLRIKVDPIR from the coding sequence ATGAAAGCCCTGCCCCTGATCCTCGCCAGCAGCCTGCTGGCTGCCTGCGCCGGCCAGCAGGCCAGCGAAACCCGCTATCTGGAAGGCGAAGTCTTCTACTTGCAGCGCATCGCCCTGCCGCCGAGCGCCATCCTCAGCGTCAGCCTGCAGGATGTCTCCCTGGCCGATGCCCCTGCCATCGAGCTTGCCCGCCAGCAAGGGCAGGTACAGGGCCAGGTGCCCCTGGCGTTCCGCCTCGACTACGCCCCCACCAAGATCCAGGCCAACCACCGCTATGCGGTCAGCGCTCGGATCGAGCTGGATGGCAAGCTGATGTTCGTCAGTACCGAGCAGCACTCGGTTAGACTCGACGGTACCGACCCGCAGCCATTGCGCATAAAGGTCGACCCGATCCGTTGA
- a CDS encoding ABC transporter permease subunit — translation MMQLPVIFKRELASYFATPLAYVFIVIFLVLSGVFTFYLGGFYESGQATLAPFFNFHPWLYLFLVPAIAMRLWAEERKSGSIELLMTLPITRFEAVTGKFLAAWAFAGLALLLTFPMVITVNYLGDPDNGAIITGYIGSWLLAGGFLAIGSCMSALAKNQVIAFILAVSVCFLFIVSGFPLVLDAFSSWAPQWLLDAVASLSFLTRFDAISKGVIDLRDLLYFVSLIAAWLAATAVVVDLKKAD, via the coding sequence ATGATGCAGTTGCCGGTGATTTTCAAACGCGAGCTGGCCAGTTATTTCGCCACCCCGCTGGCCTACGTGTTCATCGTGATCTTCCTGGTGCTGTCAGGTGTCTTCACGTTCTACCTGGGCGGCTTCTACGAAAGCGGCCAGGCGACCCTGGCGCCGTTCTTCAACTTCCACCCCTGGCTCTACCTGTTCCTGGTGCCGGCCATTGCCATGCGCCTCTGGGCCGAGGAGCGCAAGTCCGGTTCCATCGAGCTGCTGATGACCCTGCCGATCACCCGTTTCGAGGCGGTTACCGGCAAGTTCCTCGCGGCCTGGGCATTCGCCGGGCTAGCGCTACTGCTGACCTTCCCCATGGTGATCACGGTCAACTACCTGGGTGACCCGGACAACGGCGCCATCATCACCGGCTATATCGGCAGCTGGCTGCTGGCCGGCGGCTTCCTCGCCATCGGCTCCTGCATGTCGGCGCTGGCGAAGAACCAGGTGATCGCCTTCATCCTGGCGGTGAGTGTGTGCTTCCTGTTCATCGTCAGCGGCTTCCCGCTGGTGCTGGACGCCTTCAGTTCCTGGGCCCCCCAGTGGCTGCTGGACGCGGTGGCCTCGCTGAGCTTCCTGACTCGCTTCGATGCCATCAGCAAGGGCGTGATCGACCTGCGTGACCTGCTCTACTTCGTCTCCCTGATCGCCGCCTGGCTGGCCGCCACCGCCGTGGTGGTCGATCTGAAGAAGGCCGACTGA
- the plsB gene encoding glycerol-3-phosphate 1-O-acyltransferase PlsB, with protein sequence MTRSPFRRLAFGILRRLLFLWVRSETINQSAFTLKLDRSKPVLYVLQQPSASDLAVVDRECTKAGLPRPVLPVAVGDLIEPTAFFYLTPEPGWLGGQDKRGASPTLVRVLGAIQQHAVEDAQIIPVTVFWGQSPDRETSPWKLLFADSWAVTGRLRKLVSILILGRKTRVQFSAPIHLRELVAQDKGPERTLRMVNRILRVHFRNQKAAVIGPDLSHRRNLVKGLVRGPLVRQAIAEEAEREKISLASAEAQALKYGNEIASDFAYTAIRFLEVVLSWFWNKLYEGIKVNHIEGVQEIAHGHEVIYVPCHRSHIDYLLLSYLLFRNGLTPPHIAAGINLNMPVIGGLLRRGGAFFMRRTFKGNPLYTAVFNEYLHTLFSRGFPVEYFVEGGRSRTGRMLHPKTGMLAITLRSFLRSSRLPIVFVPVYIGYERVLEGRTYLGELRGASKKKESIFDLFKVIGALKLRFGSVAVNFGEPIKLAEFLDQQQPDWRAQELGPQFRPAWLNDTTNQLAVRIARHLNDAAAINPVNLVALALLSTSRLALDERALTRVLDLYLALLRAVPYSPHATLPESDGQALTQYVQSMGLLAEQKDALGKILYLDEQNAVLMTYYRNNVLHVFALPALLACFFQSSSRMSREQILRYTRALYPYLQAELFIRWDASELEGVVDQWLAAFVEQGLLKVEGDVYVRPAPSSRQFVLLTLLARAIVQTLQRFYMAIALLLNAGQNQLSAEELEDLCTVMAQRLSILHGLNAPEFFDKTLFRHFIQTMLDQRVLRRDDAGKLSYHELLGELAEGAAKRVLPAEIRLSIRQVAFDRQAESEPTAPVEAD encoded by the coding sequence ATGACCCGCTCCCCCTTCCGCCGACTCGCCTTCGGCATCCTGCGCCGCCTGCTATTCCTCTGGGTGCGCTCGGAAACCATCAACCAGTCCGCCTTCACCCTGAAGCTCGACCGCAGCAAGCCGGTGCTCTATGTGCTGCAGCAGCCTTCAGCCAGCGACCTGGCAGTGGTGGACAGGGAATGCACCAAGGCCGGATTGCCACGCCCGGTGCTGCCGGTGGCGGTCGGGGACCTGATCGAGCCGACGGCCTTCTTCTACCTGACGCCCGAGCCCGGTTGGCTGGGCGGCCAGGACAAGCGTGGCGCCTCCCCCACCCTGGTGCGAGTGCTGGGCGCCATCCAGCAGCACGCCGTGGAAGACGCACAGATCATTCCGGTCACGGTGTTCTGGGGCCAGTCGCCGGACCGCGAGACCAGCCCCTGGAAGCTGCTGTTCGCCGACAGCTGGGCGGTGACCGGGCGCCTGCGCAAGCTGGTCAGCATCCTCATCCTCGGCCGCAAGACCCGCGTGCAGTTCTCCGCCCCCATCCACCTGCGCGAGCTGGTGGCGCAGGACAAAGGACCGGAGCGCACCCTGCGCATGGTCAATCGCATCCTGCGGGTGCACTTCCGTAACCAGAAGGCCGCGGTCATCGGCCCCGACCTGTCCCACCGCCGCAACCTGGTGAAAGGCCTGGTACGCGGACCGCTGGTGCGCCAGGCGATTGCCGAGGAAGCCGAGCGCGAGAAGATCAGCCTGGCCTCCGCCGAGGCCCAGGCGCTGAAATATGGCAACGAGATCGCCTCCGACTTCGCCTACACCGCCATTCGCTTCCTCGAAGTGGTGCTGTCCTGGTTCTGGAACAAGCTCTACGAGGGCATCAAGGTCAACCATATCGAGGGCGTGCAGGAAATCGCCCATGGCCACGAGGTGATCTACGTCCCCTGCCACCGCAGCCATATCGACTACCTGCTGCTGTCCTACCTGCTGTTCCGCAACGGCCTGACCCCGCCGCACATCGCCGCCGGTATCAACCTCAACATGCCCGTGATCGGCGGCCTGCTGCGCCGTGGCGGCGCCTTCTTCATGCGCCGCACCTTCAAAGGCAACCCGCTCTACACGGCGGTGTTCAACGAGTACCTGCACACCCTGTTCAGCCGTGGTTTCCCGGTGGAGTACTTCGTCGAGGGCGGCCGCTCTCGCACCGGCCGCATGCTGCATCCGAAGACCGGCATGCTCGCCATCACCCTGCGCAGCTTCCTGCGCTCCTCGCGCCTGCCCATCGTCTTCGTGCCGGTGTACATCGGCTACGAGCGCGTGCTGGAAGGCCGTACCTACCTCGGTGAGCTGCGCGGCGCGAGCAAGAAGAAGGAATCCATCTTCGACCTGTTCAAGGTCATCGGTGCCCTTAAGCTGCGCTTCGGCTCGGTGGCGGTGAACTTCGGCGAACCCATCAAGCTGGCCGAGTTCCTCGACCAGCAGCAGCCGGACTGGCGCGCCCAGGAATTGGGGCCGCAGTTCCGTCCGGCCTGGCTCAACGACACCACTAACCAACTGGCCGTGCGCATCGCCCGTCACCTCAACGACGCTGCGGCGATCAACCCGGTCAACCTGGTGGCCCTGGCACTGCTTTCCACCAGCCGCCTGGCCCTGGACGAACGCGCCCTGACTCGTGTGCTCGACCTCTACCTGGCCCTGTTGCGCGCCGTGCCCTACTCGCCTCACGCCACCCTGCCGGAAAGCGACGGCCAGGCGCTGACCCAGTACGTGCAAAGCATGGGCCTGCTGGCCGAGCAGAAGGACGCCCTGGGCAAGATCCTCTATCTGGACGAGCAGAACGCCGTCCTCATGACCTATTACCGCAACAACGTGCTCCACGTGTTCGCGCTACCAGCGCTGCTCGCCTGCTTCTTCCAGAGCAGCTCGCGCATGAGCCGTGAGCAGATCCTGCGCTACACCCGCGCCCTCTACCCCTATCTGCAAGCCGAGTTGTTCATTCGCTGGGATGCCAGCGAACTGGAAGGGGTGGTGGACCAGTGGCTGGCGGCCTTCGTCGAACAGGGCCTGCTCAAGGTGGAAGGCGACGTCTACGTGCGTCCGGCTCCCAGCTCGCGGCAGTTCGTCTTGCTGACGCTGCTGGCCCGCGCCATCGTGCAGACCCTGCAGCGCTTCTACATGGCCATCGCCCTGCTGCTGAATGCCGGGCAGAACCAGTTGAGCGCCGAGGAACTGGAGGACCTCTGCACCGTCATGGCCCAGCGCCTGTCGATCCTCCACGGCCTGAACGCCCCGGAATTTTTCGACAAGACCCTGTTCCGCCACTTCATTCAGACGATGCTGGACCAGCGCGTGCTGCGCCGGGACGACGCCGGCAAGCTGAGCTACCACGAACTGCTCGGCGAACTGGCCGAAGGCGCAGCCAAGCGCGTGCTGCCGGCGGAGATTCGCCTGTCTATCCGCCAGGTGGCCTTCGACCGCCAGGCAGAGTCCGAACCGACAGCCCCGGTGGAAGCCGACTGA
- a CDS encoding DUF4197 domain-containing protein, with the protein MIRITALCAGLALSASAFALSLADLSQQDASGGLKDALTQGAKVAVQQLGKPGGFSNNPEVRIELPGNLGKAAKTMKMMGMGAQVEQLEASMNKAAEAAVPEAQALLVDAVKKMTVQDAKSILGGPDDAATQYLNKTSRDQLRAKFLPIVKQATDKVGLAQQYNSFAGQAASFGVLDAKSANVENYVTEEALDGLFKMIAEQEASIRQNPAGAATSLAKKVFGAL; encoded by the coding sequence ATGATCAGAATTACCGCTCTTTGCGCCGGGCTTGCCCTGTCCGCCAGCGCCTTTGCCCTGTCCCTCGCCGACCTCAGCCAGCAGGATGCCAGCGGCGGCCTGAAGGACGCCCTGACCCAGGGCGCCAAGGTGGCCGTGCAGCAATTGGGCAAGCCTGGCGGCTTTTCGAACAACCCCGAAGTGCGCATCGAACTGCCGGGCAACCTCGGCAAGGCCGCCAAGACCATGAAGATGATGGGCATGGGCGCCCAGGTGGAACAGCTGGAAGCCAGCATGAACAAAGCTGCCGAGGCCGCCGTACCGGAAGCCCAGGCGCTGCTGGTGGATGCGGTGAAGAAGATGACCGTACAGGACGCCAAGAGCATCCTCGGTGGCCCGGACGATGCCGCCACCCAGTATCTGAACAAGACCAGCCGCGATCAGTTGCGCGCCAAGTTCCTGCCCATCGTCAAGCAGGCCACCGACAAGGTCGGTCTGGCCCAGCAATACAACAGCTTCGCCGGCCAGGCCGCGAGCTTCGGCGTGCTGGACGCCAAGAGCGCCAATGTCGAGAACTACGTGACCGAAGAAGCGCTGGATGGGCTGTTCAAGATGATCGCCGAGCAGGAGGCCAGCATCCGTCAGAACCCGGCGGGCGCGGCCACCAGCCTGGCGAAGAAGGTATTCGGGGCGCTTTGA
- a CDS encoding aromatic ring-hydroxylating dioxygenase subunit alpha, protein MQHVTQVELLKRTLALVEQGVSDCVEAPSALPVDVYLNEERYRRERDEVLRCEPLLVARSSEIAPGHFITRDLLAPLLLTRDEQGRLRGFLNVCKHRGTQLVGEVAGRNRVFVCPYHAWAYNPDGQLRGIPHGYGFEGIDRACLNLTEVPVAERFGAVWARHSEGPALDLDTFFGEQILADFDSFALDSHVLFDPQDIRRPVNWKLTIDTFLENYHVAKAHQATIDHLFWPNLGLFDRFGRHIRNYYVKRNLREILDQPERDWDLRRHGNLLYFLWPNTLVLVEPDHIAFSTVFPDGPQATRVLGHTLLPEEPATEKALRYFQKNNAILYSALEEDFALAARVQKGIQAGAAGQLWHGRFEQALRWFHQGLDEALGDARVEVMKPKSTPQVG, encoded by the coding sequence ATGCAGCACGTGACGCAGGTGGAGTTGCTCAAGCGAACCCTGGCTTTGGTGGAGCAGGGCGTTTCCGATTGCGTGGAGGCGCCTTCGGCGCTGCCGGTAGACGTCTATCTCAACGAGGAACGCTACCGTCGTGAGCGGGACGAAGTGCTGCGTTGTGAACCCCTGCTGGTGGCTCGCTCCAGCGAGATCGCCCCCGGCCACTTCATCACCCGTGACCTGCTGGCACCGCTGCTGCTGACCCGCGATGAACAGGGGCGACTCCGGGGATTCCTCAACGTCTGCAAACACCGGGGCACCCAACTGGTGGGTGAAGTCGCCGGGCGCAACCGGGTATTCGTCTGCCCGTACCACGCCTGGGCCTACAACCCTGATGGCCAGTTGAGGGGAATCCCCCACGGCTATGGCTTCGAGGGCATTGACCGGGCCTGCCTCAACCTCACCGAAGTGCCAGTGGCCGAACGCTTCGGCGCCGTCTGGGCGCGCCATTCGGAGGGGCCGGCGCTGGATCTGGATACCTTCTTTGGCGAGCAGATTCTCGCCGACTTCGACAGCTTCGCCCTGGACAGTCATGTGCTGTTCGATCCGCAGGACATCCGCCGCCCGGTGAACTGGAAGCTGACCATCGACACCTTCCTGGAGAACTACCACGTTGCCAAGGCGCATCAGGCCACCATCGATCACCTGTTCTGGCCCAACCTGGGGCTGTTCGATCGCTTTGGCCGGCATATTCGCAACTACTACGTGAAGCGGAATCTGCGGGAGATCCTCGACCAGCCCGAGCGGGACTGGGACCTGCGTCGTCACGGCAACCTGCTGTATTTCCTCTGGCCCAATACCCTGGTGCTGGTGGAGCCGGACCATATCGCCTTCTCCACCGTATTCCCTGATGGCCCGCAGGCGACGCGGGTATTGGGCCATACGCTGCTGCCGGAGGAGCCGGCCACGGAGAAGGCGCTGCGTTACTTCCAGAAGAACAACGCCATTCTCTATTCGGCGCTGGAGGAGGACTTCGCCTTGGCTGCGAGGGTGCAGAAAGGAATCCAGGCCGGTGCGGCCGGGCAGCTGTGGCACGGACGTTTCGAGCAGGCGCTGAGATGGTTCCACCAGGGGCTTGATGAGGCGCTGGGGGACGCGCGGGTGGAGGTGATGAAGCCGAAGAGTACGCCCCAGGTTGGGTGA
- a CDS encoding ATP-binding cassette domain-containing protein has protein sequence MIEITSLTKRFAQHTAVDNLSFSVAPGEVLGFLGPNGAGKSTTMKMLTGFLAPTSGTASIFGFDIQTQTLKAQREIGYLPEGAPCYGDMTVRGFLEFIAEVRGFRGAAKKERVTRAVEQVELQNVLGQSIETLSKGFKRRVGLAQAILHDPRVLILDEPTDGLDPNQKHQVRQLIQSLAHDKIVIISTHILEEVTALCTRALVIASGKVVADGTPFELENRSRYHQAVTLVADEPLDLVALAVLPGVAGIEENTLQGGVTILAKPGEVIFPQVNQLIHQRGWKVKELDVERGRLDEVFRRLTRGEAA, from the coding sequence ATGATCGAGATAACCAGTCTGACCAAGCGCTTTGCGCAGCACACCGCCGTGGACAATCTGTCCTTCAGCGTCGCACCCGGGGAGGTGCTGGGGTTCCTTGGCCCCAATGGCGCGGGCAAGTCCACCACCATGAAGATGCTCACCGGCTTTCTCGCACCGACCTCCGGCACGGCCAGCATCTTCGGCTTCGATATCCAGACCCAAACCCTCAAGGCCCAGCGCGAGATCGGCTATCTGCCGGAAGGCGCGCCCTGCTACGGCGACATGACGGTGCGCGGTTTCCTCGAGTTCATCGCCGAGGTCCGTGGCTTCCGTGGCGCCGCGAAGAAGGAGCGGGTGACCCGCGCGGTGGAGCAGGTGGAGCTGCAGAACGTGCTTGGCCAGTCCATCGAAACCCTGTCGAAGGGCTTCAAGCGCCGCGTCGGCCTGGCGCAGGCGATCCTCCACGATCCGCGGGTGCTGATTCTCGACGAACCGACTGACGGCCTCGATCCGAACCAGAAACATCAGGTGCGCCAACTGATCCAGAGTCTGGCCCACGACAAGATCGTGATCATCTCCACGCATATCCTCGAAGAGGTCACCGCGCTCTGCACCCGCGCCCTGGTGATCGCCTCTGGCAAGGTGGTGGCCGATGGCACGCCGTTCGAGCTGGAAAACCGCTCCCGCTATCACCAGGCGGTCACCCTGGTCGCCGACGAGCCGCTTGATCTGGTGGCGCTGGCGGTACTGCCGGGCGTCGCGGGCATCGAGGAAAACACCCTCCAGGGCGGCGTGACCATCCTCGCCAAGCCGGGTGAGGTGATCTTCCCGCAGGTGAACCAACTGATTCACCAGCGCGGCTGGAAGGTGAAGGAACTGGACGTGGAGCGTGGCCGACTGGATGAAGTATTCCGCCGACTGACCCGGGGAGAAGCGGCATGA